One genomic segment of Spirochaetota bacterium includes these proteins:
- a CDS encoding glycogen/starch synthase translates to MNIAFITSEAYPFAKTGGLGDYSYSLPKALAKRGHTVHLFLPRYYCVDKHRLECTLIGKPLPVPIGNGIRWAGIYYTSYLEGVHTYFIEHDDYYGRDGLYDCNGVSYNDNAERFIYFCRACIEAFKQLEIVPQIIHCNDWQTALIPLFLKTHYAQEPVVQKAKSILTVHNVGYQGVFPKEVLWLMQLSNDAYNYDDLEFYGNVNFLKAGIVYADCITTVSKKYAREIQEQEYGYDLSTDFKTHAAKLFGILNGVDYEHWNPEKDNLIPYNYSITNLSGKRKCKKSLQEFYGLTKNNSPIIGCISRLTYQKGIDILINTLDWLFFDEKDVQFVIVGSGEQWIIERFEALRAMFPDRIGVWWGYNEKLAHLIEAGSDFYVMPSRYEPSGLNQMYSLAYGTIPIVRATGGLDDSIEQFDVKLTTGNGFKYKNNDSAELYTTIRHALRVYKNKVIMNTLINNAMLFKRSWDDTAKEYEELYKAIS, encoded by the coding sequence ATGAATATTGCGTTTATTACAAGTGAGGCTTACCCCTTTGCCAAGACAGGAGGTCTTGGTGATTATTCATATTCACTGCCAAAGGCATTGGCAAAACGCGGGCACACCGTTCATCTTTTTTTACCCCGATATTATTGCGTTGATAAACACAGGCTTGAATGCACATTAATTGGTAAACCTTTACCGGTGCCAATAGGAAACGGTATTCGGTGGGCAGGTATATATTATACCAGTTATCTGGAAGGTGTTCATACTTATTTTATTGAACATGATGATTACTATGGACGTGATGGTTTGTATGACTGCAATGGAGTATCATACAATGATAATGCGGAACGCTTTATATATTTTTGCAGAGCATGTATTGAAGCATTTAAGCAGTTGGAGATAGTTCCGCAAATAATCCACTGTAATGATTGGCAAACTGCTTTGATTCCGTTATTTCTTAAAACTCATTATGCACAAGAACCAGTAGTGCAAAAAGCTAAATCAATTCTAACTGTTCATAACGTTGGTTATCAGGGCGTTTTTCCAAAAGAAGTTTTGTGGTTAATGCAGCTTTCAAATGATGCTTATAATTATGATGATCTTGAATTTTATGGCAATGTGAATTTTTTAAAAGCTGGTATTGTCTATGCTGATTGCATCACAACCGTCAGTAAAAAGTATGCTCGTGAAATACAGGAACAAGAATATGGATATGATTTATCTACTGATTTTAAGACCCATGCTGCAAAGCTTTTTGGTATTTTGAACGGTGTGGATTATGAACACTGGAATCCAGAGAAAGATAATTTAATTCCGTATAATTATTCTATCACAAATTTAAGCGGCAAGCGCAAATGCAAAAAATCGTTGCAGGAATTTTATGGCTTAACAAAAAATAATTCACCCATCATAGGATGCATAAGTCGTTTGACTTATCAAAAAGGGATAGATATTCTTATTAATACGCTGGACTGGCTTTTTTTTGATGAAAAAGATGTACAATTTGTTATTGTTGGTAGTGGTGAACAGTGGATTATTGAAAGATTTGAGGCATTGCGTGCAATGTTTCCTGATAGAATTGGTGTGTGGTGGGGATATAACGAGAAACTTGCACACTTAATAGAAGCTGGCAGCGATTTTTATGTTATGCCTTCTCGGTATGAGCCATCAGGCTTAAATCAGATGTATAGTTTGGCATATGGTACTATTCCTATAGTACGAGCAACAGGAGGATTGGACGATTCAATTGAACAATTTGATGTAAAATTAACAACGGGCAATGGATTTAAATATAAAAATAATGATAGTGCAGAACTTTATACAACTATTCGACATGCACTGCGAGTATATAAAAATAAAGTTATTATGAATACATTAATAAATAATGCAATGTTATTTAAAAGAAGCTGGGACGATACGGCAAAAGAGTATGAAGAGTTATATAAAGCTATTTCTTAA
- a CDS encoding lytic transglycosylase domain-containing protein: MFIVFFLTSIILYNVIPYHVYAQIKSKKTSEDTIEYYNVQNYKKDKPPKLDLSKNPYDTIIITICKNENIDPQLIRCIIKVESNFNKDAVSVAGAMGLMQLMQETARAYNVQDPFDPHQNIQAGVKHFKSLLTVFKNDLVLALAAYHAGLGIVRKNMAVPNIKSTITYVNDVMKLYQPSVYYDYSAKIEKLYMHIMPDGTISITQ; the protein is encoded by the coding sequence ATGTTTATTGTATTTTTTTTAACGAGTATTATTTTATATAACGTGATTCCTTATCATGTTTATGCACAAATTAAATCAAAGAAAACAAGTGAAGATACTATTGAATATTATAATGTTCAGAATTATAAAAAGGATAAACCTCCAAAACTTGATCTGTCAAAAAATCCCTATGATACAATTATTATCACTATTTGCAAAAATGAAAATATTGACCCGCAATTAATACGCTGTATTATCAAAGTTGAATCTAATTTTAATAAAGATGCCGTTTCTGTGGCTGGAGCAATGGGTTTAATGCAACTTATGCAGGAAACTGCACGGGCATATAATGTTCAGGATCCATTTGATCCCCATCAGAATATCCAAGCTGGAGTAAAACATTTTAAATCGTTATTAACCGTTTTTAAAAATGATCTTGTTTTGGCTTTGGCTGCATATCATGCAGGTTTGGGAATTGTAAGAAAAAATATGGCTGTTCCAAATATAAAATCAACTATTACATATGTTAATGATGTAATGAAACTGTATCAACCAAGCGTATATTACGATTATTCTGCTAAAATAGAAAAACTGTATATGCATATAATGCCAGATGGAACAATAAGTATTACACAATAA
- a CDS encoding SpoIIE family protein phosphatase, giving the protein MNIFEWLNRKFSYTFALCFFTIFGGWMSAVFGYYLGTSFILSEYNVMHSLAIKWLPLAVLIPTLMHYLTFGFLTPLGIPAFFKSLRDVNNAFKGGTLNPSISDENLQVLYIQLSHLPMYNMVAASLFGTLCGFFLMGFGYYDMLSSGTLTIIKMKIGIKIVTIGVLVVVVLYGMSTYLLTEIITNPHRALVYQELRQRNINIYPRGLIGLRIKFSFFIILMIITLLTFAAMMEQHRLYEETRYINILTYFLISIVAGVFLMYINSDSVMRILDEMGIVTKRISSGQEAWFRVMSYEREFAEIEFSILEMAKEIEEHRKNLELKVEQRTEELREALASLKEKDDMIQKQLEIASNIQRSILPGRIDDWNELKFSVRYIAMEKIGGDFYDVYQMKGDKLGILVADVSGHGIPAALITSMAKISFSSATQQYDSPKRVFQEVNQNILEHIKTQDYMTAFFVVIDDDYNVTYANASHQKAILIRSDEGRTELLDTNGLFIGAIEEARETYEEKETKLKYGDRLLLYTDGIPEAANMEREEYSVERLMEISLKNRHLPLDDFTSYIIEDVQRFKGKAPVEDDITLLVIELARDEAVDIIKQTKKLIDEHKYYEAIDYLERSLTLYPNNRKLIYNLAKNYFRVNNFGRATELIEQYLEMDKRNKYAYYVGGAAYYQMMNYEKAIQLLEKAQSLDPNFTNALFALGMAYKKIGMYQDALQIFERVANIDPDNKMALFEINEIRKGLA; this is encoded by the coding sequence TATTCCAACTTTAATGCATTATCTAACATTTGGTTTTTTAACCCCTTTAGGAATTCCTGCATTTTTTAAATCTTTACGTGACGTTAACAATGCATTTAAAGGTGGAACACTTAATCCCTCAATAAGCGATGAAAATCTTCAGGTGTTGTATATTCAATTATCACATCTTCCAATGTACAATATGGTTGCAGCTTCTTTATTTGGTACATTATGCGGCTTTTTTTTAATGGGTTTTGGATACTATGATATGCTCTCCAGCGGCACATTAACTATTATAAAAATGAAAATTGGTATTAAAATAGTAACTATTGGTGTTTTAGTAGTTGTTGTATTATATGGGATGTCAACCTATCTATTAACCGAGATTATAACCAATCCACACAGAGCACTGGTATATCAGGAATTACGTCAACGGAATATTAATATTTATCCTCGTGGATTAATTGGTTTGCGTATTAAATTTAGCTTTTTCATAATACTTATGATTATAACTCTTTTAACGTTTGCTGCAATGATGGAACAGCATCGTTTATATGAAGAAACCCGATATATAAACATTCTTACCTATTTCTTAATTTCTATTGTTGCTGGTGTTTTTCTTATGTACATAAATTCAGATTCTGTTATGCGTATTCTGGATGAAATGGGTATTGTTACAAAAAGAATTTCTTCAGGGCAGGAAGCATGGTTTAGAGTAATGTCGTATGAAAGAGAATTTGCCGAAATAGAATTTTCAATCCTTGAAATGGCAAAAGAAATTGAAGAACACAGAAAAAACTTAGAGTTAAAAGTAGAACAGCGAACAGAAGAATTGCGTGAAGCACTGGCAAGCCTTAAAGAAAAAGATGATATGATTCAGAAACAATTAGAGATAGCAAGCAATATTCAGCGGAGCATATTGCCAGGGCGCATTGATGACTGGAATGAGCTGAAATTTTCAGTACGATATATTGCAATGGAAAAAATTGGTGGTGACTTTTATGATGTCTATCAGATGAAAGGAGATAAATTAGGGATATTGGTTGCTGACGTATCTGGCCATGGTATTCCTGCAGCTCTTATTACGTCGATGGCAAAAATTTCGTTTAGTTCTGCTACCCAGCAATATGATTCACCAAAAAGGGTATTCCAGGAAGTCAATCAAAACATCCTTGAACACATTAAAACTCAGGATTATATGACTGCTTTTTTTGTTGTTATAGATGATGATTATAATGTTACCTATGCTAATGCAAGCCATCAAAAAGCAATTTTGATACGTTCTGATGAAGGCAGAACAGAGCTTCTTGATACCAATGGATTATTTATAGGTGCTATTGAAGAAGCTCGTGAAACCTATGAAGAAAAAGAAACAAAATTAAAATATGGTGACCGCCTATTGCTATATACTGATGGTATTCCTGAAGCAGCTAATATGGAACGTGAAGAATATTCGGTTGAAAGGCTTATGGAAATTTCACTTAAAAACAGGCATCTACCTTTGGATGACTTTACCAGTTACATAATTGAAGATGTACAGCGTTTTAAAGGAAAAGCACCTGTAGAAGATGATATAACGTTACTGGTTATTGAACTTGCTCGCGATGAAGCTGTTGATATCATTAAACAGACAAAAAAATTAATTGATGAACATAAATACTACGAAGCTATTGATTATTTAGAAAGAAGTCTTACGCTCTATCCAAATAATCGCAAACTTATATATAATTTAGCAAAAAATTATTTCAGAGTAAATAATTTTGGCAGGGCAACTGAATTGATTGAACAGTACTTAGAAATGGATAAACGAAATAAGTATGCATATTACGTTGGTGGTGCAGCATATTATCAGATGATGAACTATGAGAAAGCAATACAATTGCTTGAAAAAGCTCAAAGTTTAGACCCCAACTTCACCAATGCATTATTTGCTTTAGGTATGGCTTATAAGAAAATAGGCATGTATCAGGATGCATTACAGATTTTTGAACGTGTTGCCAATATTGACCCTGACAATAAGATGGCACTATTTGAAATCAATGAAATCCGTAAAGGTTTAGCGTAA